The region CCAGTTCCCTACGAGCTCTTTGCTCCGGGACTGCTCCTTCAGGAGCTCCTGGGCTCGCTCGTTATGGTTCCAGAACGTCGGCTCGGTGGCCGAGGCTTCGATTTCGGCTATCCGTCGCCGATGGTGGTCCAGGTCAAAGATGACCTCGAAGCGTGATCAACCGCGCGCGCAGGCCCTTCAGCTTGTCGGTCGTCTCGGCGTGACCCATGGTGTCTCTCCTTCGTATCGAGTGTCTTTGGCGAGGTTAGACCCCCGAGCCGGCCCGTGCCGGCGGAAGCAGCGGCTCGGAGTCGGAGGGGTAGCGTCCGGTGAAGCAGGCGTCGCAGTAGTTGGCGCCGGGGGTCTCGCCGATCGCCGCGAGCATCCCCTCCAGGCTCAGGTAGCCGAGGCTGTCGGCCCCCACGTAGGCCGCGATCTCCGACGGAGTCCGGCTCGACCCGATGAGCTCCTCCCGCGTGGGCGTATCGATGCCGTAGTGGCACGGGTACCCGATGGGGGGCGAGCTGATCCGCAGGTGGACTTCCTTGGCGCCGGCCTGCCGCAGCATCGTGACGATCTTCCTCGAGGTCGTGCCGCGCACGAGCGAATCGTCCACCACGACGAGGCGCTTCCCCTCGATGAGCGCGCGCACCGGCGCGAGCTTCAGGCGCACGCCGAAGTTCCGGATCGCCCGCTGGGGTTCGATGAAGGTGCGACCGACGTAGTGGCTGCGGATGAGCCCCATCTCGAAGGGCAGCCCCGCCTCTTGGGCGAAACCGAGCGCCGCGCTGGTCCCCGAGTCGGGGACCGAGATGACGAGATCCGCGCTGGCCGGTTGCTCTCGCGCGAGCTGTCTGCCGAACCGGTGCCGCGAGAGGTAGACCGAGTGACCGCCGAGCTTCGAGTCGGGTCGCGCGAAGTAGACGTGCTCGAAGACGCAGAAGCGCCGGGCGGGCCCCTCGGCGTAGCGCAGAGACCGGGGCCCCCGCTCGTCCACGACCACGATCTCGCCCGGGTCCACGGGGCGCACGTACTCCGCGCCGATGAGGTCGAAGGCGCAGGTCTCCGAGGCGAAGACCCAGCTCTCGCGCGGCGCGCCCCCGTTTTCCGACGGAGTCACGAGGCGCCCCATGGCCAGGGGCCGGAAGCCGAGCGGATCCCGTGCGGCGACCAGCTCCCGCTCCGTGAGGAAGACGAGCGAGAAGGCCCCCCGAAGCTGCGGAAGCACCGCGGCGATGCGATCGGCCAGCTGCTCCTGCCGATCCCGGGCGAAGAGGTGGACGATCACCTCGCTGTCCGACGTAGCGGTGAAGATCGATCCGGCCTCCTCGAGCGTCTGGCGCAGGAGCCGGGCGTTCGTCAGGTTCCCGTTGTGCGCCACCGCGAGCTGGCCTCGCCCGTGCCGCACGGTCAGCGGTTGCGCGTTGTTCAGGTCCGAGTCGCCCGCGGTCGAATAGCGGACGTGGCCGATGGCGCTGCCGCCGTTCAGTCGCTTGAGGGTCGGGGCATCGAAGACGTCCACGACCAGGCCCATCCCCCGGTGCGCGCGGACCTGGGTGCCGTCCCCCACGGCAATGCCGGCGCTCTCCTGCCCGCGATGCTGCAGCGCGTGCAGCCCGAGGTAGGTGAGGTGGGCCGCCTCAAGGTGTCCATATATTCCAAAAATTCCGCACATTTTCCGCGGTAGGCTCTAGCACGCGGGCGTGTAGGCGTCAAGGCGAGAGGGCCTCGCGAGCAGGGAGATCGACCTCCGGAACCGGAGGCGACGGGAGCCCTAAAGGCCGAACAGCGTGAGCGCCACGTTGGTGGCGGAGATCCCGAGCGCGGCCAGCAAGGCCGTGCCAAAGCCCGAGAGCTCGAAGTCGTCGAGGAGCTTGTCCGTCACTACCAGCAGCACCGCGTTCATCACCAGACCGAAGACCCCGAGGGTCAGGTACTTCAGCACCACCAGTGGGAAGGTGATGAAGATCAGAACCTTGAACAGCACGAAATTCAGCAGGCCGTACACGCCGGCCACCACGAGGGCGGTCCGAAAGCGGCGCAGGCGCATCCCCGGCAGCACGAGCGCCATGAGGTACACGACCGCAGCCACGATGAGGTATCTCAGGAGCATCGAGACCATGCGCCACCTCCGTCCGGTTGGTCATACGGTGACACAGGGAGGACGCTCCCTCAAGCGGGCCTCGTCCCGAGAGCCTCACCCCGCGGAGAAGAGACGGGCCAGCCGTTCGAGCGGCGGCTCGAGGTTCGGCACGAACGCAGTGCCGGTAATCGCCTCGAAGATCTCGACGTAGCGGCGGGCCGCCTCCATGCGCACGGCGTCGGGCAGCACCGGAGTCGGGCCTTCTCCCCGGAACCCCTGCGCCACGAGGTACCGCCGCACGTATTCCTTGTCGAGCGCGCGCGGGTCGGAGCCGCTGCGCAAAGCCTCTTCGTAGCTCGCCGCGTACCAGTAACGAGAGGAGTCGGGCGTGTGCACCTCGTCCACGACCACGAGCGTCCCCTCGGGCGTGCGCCCGAACTCGTACTTCGTGTCTACGAGCAGCAGCCCCCGCTCGGCGGCGCGGCGAGTCCCGAAGTCGAAGAGCCGCAAGGCCAGCGCCGACAGCTCGGCGAACTCCCCCGCCGTGCACAGCCCGCGCGCCACGGCCTCGTCGCCGCTCACGGGCTCGTCGTGGGCCCCCTTCTCGGCCTTCGTCGTCGGCGTGATGAGCGGACGGGGCAGTCTCTCGTGCTTGTGCAGACCCGCGGGCAGAGCGTGCCCGCAGTAGGTGCGGCTCCCGCGTTCGTAGTGCGTCCAGATCGACGTGCTACTCGAACCGGTCAGGTATCCCCGAACGACCATCTCCACGGGAATCACGCGGCACTCGCGGACCACGCTCACCGCCGGGTCGGGGACCGCGAGGAGGTGGTTCGGCACGAGTTCCCGCGACGCGTCGAACCAGTACGCCGCCACGCCGTTCAGCACCTGCCCCTTGAAGGGGATGGTCCCCACGATCACGTCGAAGGCGCTCAGCCGATCGGTCACCACGATAGTGCGGCGGTCTCCGCGGCAATAGCTATCCCGCACCTTCCCGCGATGCAGCGCACCCGCCCCCGGGAAGTCCGTCTCGTCCAGAGTCAGGCCGAGCCCTTGCTGGAGCACCTCGTCCGTGATCACGGCGCGCTCTCCTTCTCGAGGACCCGCTGATAGATCGTTTCGACGTGGCGCAGGTGGTGCCGCAGGTCGAAGCAGGACGCCACCTCCTCGGCCGTGAGCCACGCGCGGACCCCCGGGTCGGCGATCAGGAGATCCAGGAACTCTCCGCGGCCGGCCTGAGCCGCCATCGCCTGGGCCTGCACGAGCTCGTACGCCGCCTGTCGGGCCAGGCCCTTGTTCACCAGCGCCAGGAGCACCGCTTCCGAGAAGATCAGGCCCCCCGTCTGCTGCAGGTTCCTCTCCACGCGTTCCACGTT is a window of Deltaproteobacteria bacterium DNA encoding:
- a CDS encoding phosphoribosylaminoimidazolesuccinocarboxamide synthase, which produces MTDEVLQQGLGLTLDETDFPGAGALHRGKVRDSYCRGDRRTIVVTDRLSAFDVIVGTIPFKGQVLNGVAAYWFDASRELVPNHLLAVPDPAVSVVRECRVIPVEMVVRGYLTGSSSTSIWTHYERGSRTYCGHALPAGLHKHERLPRPLITPTTKAEKGAHDEPVSGDEAVARGLCTAGEFAELSALALRLFDFGTRRAAERGLLLVDTKYEFGRTPEGTLVVVDEVHTPDSSRYWYAASYEEALRSGSDPRALDKEYVRRYLVAQGFRGEGPTPVLPDAVRMEAARRYVEIFEAITGTAFVPNLEPPLERLARLFSAG
- a CDS encoding phage holin family protein; protein product: MVSMLLRYLIVAAVVYLMALVLPGMRLRRFRTALVVAGVYGLLNFVLFKVLIFITFPLVVLKYLTLGVFGLVMNAVLLVVTDKLLDDFELSGFGTALLAALGISATNVALTLFGL
- a CDS encoding amidophosphoribosyltransferase, with the translated sequence MCGIFGIYGHLEAAHLTYLGLHALQHRGQESAGIAVGDGTQVRAHRGMGLVVDVFDAPTLKRLNGGSAIGHVRYSTAGDSDLNNAQPLTVRHGRGQLAVAHNGNLTNARLLRQTLEEAGSIFTATSDSEVIVHLFARDRQEQLADRIAAVLPQLRGAFSLVFLTERELVAARDPLGFRPLAMGRLVTPSENGGAPRESWVFASETCAFDLIGAEYVRPVDPGEIVVVDERGPRSLRYAEGPARRFCVFEHVYFARPDSKLGGHSVYLSRHRFGRQLAREQPASADLVISVPDSGTSAALGFAQEAGLPFEMGLIRSHYVGRTFIEPQRAIRNFGVRLKLAPVRALIEGKRLVVVDDSLVRGTTSRKIVTMLRQAGAKEVHLRISSPPIGYPCHYGIDTPTREELIGSSRTPSEIAAYVGADSLGYLSLEGMLAAIGETPGANYCDACFTGRYPSDSEPLLPPARAGSGV